The stretch of DNA CCGAACACTGTCCTGTGGCCATCGAGCACGAGGGCGCCAGAGAGCATATCCCCCCAGCCCACTGTGATGTTATATCCATCGCCGGCTATTAAGGTGTAGGTGTGCTGGGCTTGCTTAGTTAGACCGCTGTGATTCACTATGTCACTCAGCCGCACGCCATTGAAGCCGTGGATGCTCACGCTTTCGAACATATTGTCGAATGGTTGCTCCCAGGTGTACTCCCTGCCGCACACTCGCAGTGTGTCCGTTTTTATCACCTGAATCTCAACAAGCCCCCTCACGCTGTACCGCTTCGGTAGTGATGGGAAAACCGTTTTAAGGGTGTTGTTCCCTCCTTCACCTACCCTTACAACAATGCCCTCCATCATGTCGTCCCATGTCACATTCTTCGCGTAGCCATCGGACGCAATGAGCCTGTACTGGTGGTTCCGGGGCATGGCCACGCCGGAGCTGTTTATGATGGCGCTGAGAGCAACGCCCTCCGTGCCGGATACAACTCTTTTCTCGAGTTTCTCCAAGCTCTCCCACCTCATCTCCCTGCCATTAACCATCAGCGCCGGCTCCGAGTGGCCTCCAGAGCCCCCCTCTTTTTTACTTGGTAGGAGAGCCAGCGCGAGAGCCAAAGCAACAACGACGACCGCCACCGCTCCCGCCGCCGCAATTGCCCTCCTCATTTCAAATCACCTCTATGGTTATTACATCCCGCACCCAGAAGCTCCTCGTCAGATTGGGAAACACGGTTTTCTTCTCTTCCTTTACCAGGTAGCCACACACCATATCGTCCCAGGAGAGCTCCTTCTGATATCCGTCCGACCCCCTGATTCTGTATCTGTGGTTCTCCGGATTGCTGAGGCCGGTGTCGTTGATGAGGTCGCTGAGTCTCACACCAATGTAGCTCTCGCCCCCGGCAGTGAAACGGACGGTGTTAAAACTCTGAAAGAGACGGTCCCAGTAGTAATCCTTCCCATTGACGACAACTTTGCCCGTGTCTCCTCTGGGCTGGAGGGTGAAATAGAAAGCGACGCCCGAACCGGCGAGCACGCTAAAAGCCAACAAGGCAAGAACCAGCCTCCATCGAGCTCGCACGTCCATATCTAATCCCTATAATCGTTATGTCCCGAAAAACATATCGGATTTATTAAGTTTTTGTCCTTCCTAACTTGAACTTGCCCGACGGCTGGGTGACGCTGGGCTCCGCGGCACCCGGAGTTCGCCGGTCCACCCGCGTCCTAGTTCTGAGAGGAATGCAGGACAGCGAAATTCTTGAGACTCCCTACAATTCTATCTTCAATCAACATCTTGAGCTCCTCTCCGCCTCGAGCTGATCCTGGCATCGCCTGAGGTCTCTTCTCAGAATGTTCAGCTCTTCCTCCTTATCTTCGACCATCTGCCTCGCTTTTGCTATCAGCTCCATGTACATTTTTTTCCAGTCCGTGTTGCTGTCAATCGTTGCCTGCATCAGTTTTGCGTCTAGGAACGGCCAGTACTCATTGCTCTTCACCCTGCCACAGTTGGGACAGACCCATTCCCGGTCCCCGGTCTCCGCGTTATACTCTTTGCGGCATTCTGGGTTGCCGCATATGATTATGATGCGCATGCCCCTCCCAACGTGGAAGCGCAGTGTGGTTTCATAAGAGTTTCTCACGGCCTTAAACAGAACGTCCACGCGAATCGAAAGGTTGAATAAGGCAGAAAGCCTCATATTGCCGGGGCCTCGGGGAAAGGCCACGGCTAGGCGGGGTGGTTGGCGTGCCCTCGCACCCGATAGGGTGCGCCGAAATCGTCAATACGCGGGCCGATGCCAAGGGCGGCGAATCCGGGTCCATGCAGGACCCCCGACCCAACTGTGATTCGCTGTCCCCCGGAGCTGGGCGGGGCCAGTTGGTCTGGCCGGAGGGCCGGGCGGCTGCCTCAGACCGCGGGGACCGGGTCAGGCACGGAAGTGAGCAGCCTCACCGCGGACGTCTGGCGTTCGGGCGGGTTGCGGTGATGAGGCGGGTCGGGAAAAGTCGGCAGGGGCTCCGGGCGCCCACCGCGGCTCGCCGTGGCCCTCAAACGGGGCCCCCCGGCTGGAGCGGTTTTCATCAAAGGGAGAATTCAGGTTTGCCCGGTGCAGGCGGTACCAAAAATTAGATTATTTGTGGCGGGAATGGTCGCTCTGAGTAAAAGGGGTTGTGTGTGATGGTCCGGGAGAGCAGCGGAAGTCTCCTTGAGAGTATATTCCCCAGAAAGAGGCTCCTTCACCTCACACTGCTCTGGCTCTATCTCCTCGGTCAACTCCTCCTTTTCTCTGCGTTCTTCACGAGCCTCGAGAGCAGCGTCTTTCCCCTGACCGGCCTCCTCATCCCCGTTTCAGCGGCTTCGGCAGGGGCCGTCTCGATCCAGCGCCGTCTCGCCGGCGAGGCCGGGCCCTCCATCCGTCTGCAGGAGCTCTGGATGTTCATCCATGGTGCGATAACCGCCATCCTTGGCCTGACCATTTTCATCGCCCTGGGCGCCCCTGGCGAAGGGGGATTAGTAGCCGTAACCCTGATCGTCATCATGTTGCTCTTTTCCGCGGCCACACTGCACTCTGGGTATTTCGACGCCCGCGCCGCCTTCCTAACCCCCCTGACTTTGGGCCTCTCTTGGCCTCTCTTGATCGTTCTCCAGATGAGCTTCAATGCTCTTTTACGTCCCTCCCCATGGGTCTTCGACACATTGGTGTTCTCATTGGCAGCCGCGGTTCTTCTGGCGATGCTCGCCCTGATATACATAAAATCAAAGAGGCCCGTCCCGGGGCGTTATAGCGCCGTCTGGGCCGGCGCGCTGACGATGGCGGCCATCGCGCCCCTCCATGAGCTCCTCGGCTTCTGGTCCAATAAAATGTATGGGGAGGTTGACAGGACGCTGGCTCTCACCGGGTTCCTGATTGCGGGTGCCTCCCTGCTCCATTTCGCGTTCAGGAGCCATTTCGCCATCAGCGTGGGTGCTGCCATCGGGGCCTCCTCCCGGACCCACCCAGAAGGCCGGGCTTGCGGGATTTGCGTCACCCCGCGCCCCAATGCAAACCGTGAAGAGACCCTGCAGGCTGTTGCGCTCAACGAGGAGGGGCTTGCGTGCATGAGGAGGGGCGAGCACGGGAGGGCGCTGGAGCGCTTCGAGAGGGCGCTGGAGCTCGACCCGAGGCTCGAGCCCATCTGGACCAATAGGGGTACCGCGCTTCTACGGGCCGGTTCGGTTCCCGACGCGATCCGGAGCTACAACAGGGCCCTTCAGCTCAATGATGCGTATCTTGCGGCCTGGATAAACGAGGGCCACGCCCTCATCGACTCCGGCGACCCCGAGGGCGCGCTCAAGTGCCTCGAACGGGCGCTCGCCCTAAATCCCTCCAGCGAGCTCGCCTGGAGCGAGAGAGGGGTGGCGCTGCGGAGACTTGGGCGGTCTAGAGAAGCTGAAGAAAGCTTCGGGCGCGCCCTCACGCTCAATCCAGGTCTTGCGATTGCGTGGAACAACCGGGGCAACGCCCTGATGGACCGGGGAATACTCGAGGAGGCGTTTCACTGCTATAACATTGCGACTATCATCGATCCCACCTATGACATCGCTTGGTACAATAAGGCCTGCGCCCTTCTGAAATCCGGAAGGGCTCAGGAGGCGCTCCGTTGCTTCGAGAGATCCATAACGGCCAGCCTCGAGAGGGTGATAGGAGCGGTGTCCAGCCCTTCCCCACCTGGGATTGAGGGCCTTTCCCGGTTCTACTCGCCCGGAGCTGTGGCGCTATGAATAGGGAGCTGAGCTTTCAGGAGAGGGTTACGCTCGCGGCAGAGTGGATAAGGGACTCCAGAAAGCTTGTGGTATTCACGGGTGCAGGAATAAGCACGGAGTCTGGAGTTCCAGACTACAGGGGACCCGATGGCGTCTGGACGAGGAGGGACAAGGGCCTCCCCCCTCCCCCCATGCCAAAACCGCCGTGGGAATGCGAGCCCAATCTGGGCCATTTTGCAATAGTGGAGCTTGAGAGGATGGGGAAGCTAGACCTTCTCATATCCCAGAACATTGACAACCTCCATCTTAAGTCCGGGATATCGCCCGAGAAGCTGGTCGAGCTACACGGCAACGCAACCCTCCTGAGATGCCTGGAGTGCGACAGGCTGGTGTCAAAGAGAGAAGCGGGATGGGACGACCGGAGGCACGGAAGGGGGTACAGGACCGACCCCCCTCTCCCTGGTCAGCCCCTTTGCTCTTGCGGCGGGAGGCTGATTTCCTCAGTGGTGAACTTCGGAGACCCGATGCCCCGCCGGGAGCTCGAGAGGGCCTATCGTCACTCCTCGAGCTGCGACCTTTTCATTGTCGTTGGCTCATCCCTCGTCGTCTCACCCGCCGCCGACATGCCCCTTTGCGCCCTACGGAGCGGCGCGAGGCTGGTTATCATCAACAAGGGCGACACACCTTTCGACGCCCTCGCGGACCTCCGCTTTTACGAGAGCGCGGGAAAGACCCTCAGTGCGATTCTCGATAAACTGCGCCTCCTAGAGACCCGATAGATCCGCGTGTTGCGGTTGGGAGTTCGGGAGGTTGGATTCAGCAATTAAGCCGTGGCCGTTACTCCAGTCACCACAGTATGCACGCACGCGCATAATGCAAAGGAACGTTCGATTAATGCTCCATAAACATTAAATAGAATTCTCCCTTCTGGCTCCCGCTGCCTATAGGACAGCTCCAAAAGGAATAGGCATGTCCACTCTGGTGATCTGCGAGAAGGACAATGCGGCGAGGCGCATTGCGGCCATTTTATCAGGTAACTCGGCCGAGCGGAGAATGCTGGACGGTGTCCCGATCTACAACTTCTCGAAGGACGGCACAGACTATATTGTCATCGGTCTGAAGGGGCACATCCTGACCCTAGACTACGACCAGAGGTACTCCCTCTGGCACAGAGTGAGGCCGAGGGAGCTGATAAACATCGAGCCGAAGAAGCGCGTCATCGCCCACAGCATAGTCACCGCCCTTCGAAAACTCGCCCCGGATGTGGACCGCGTGATCGTAGCAACGGACTATGACAGGGAAGGGGAGCTAATCGGTGTGGAAGCTCTGGAGAAACTTCGAGAATTTCGTGGGGACGTACCTGTCAAGAGGGCGCGCTTCAGCTCCCTCACCCCCAATGAGGTCCGGACCGCCTTCGCCAATCTGGGCGATGTCGACCACAGGCTCTCGGATTCGGCTCTTGCGCGCCAGCATGTCGACCTCGTCTGGGGCGCGACTCTGACCCGCTACCTATCCATCCTCACCGACAGAACGGGCAAGGACTTCCTGTCGGTCGGGAGGGTTCAGACGCCCACCCTCGCCCTGATTCTCGACCGAGAGGACGAGATTCGGAAATTCAAACCGGAGCCGTACTGGGAGGTCGAGGGCAATCTTGAGAAGAGCACAGGCGAGAGGTTCAGGGTGCGGTCGGCGAAAGAGCGCTACAGACAGAAAGAGGAAGCCGAGAGGGTTGTGGCCGCAGCAAGGAGCAGCACTACGGGCAGGGTGGTCGGTATTAGGGTCGAGAGGCGCAGGGAGAAGCCTCCGACTCCCCTCAACACCACCCAGTTTCTTGCGGTTGCCTCCACTCTGGGGTTCCAGCCGGCGAGGGCGATGAGCATCGCCGAGGACCTATACACCAGCGGCTACATAAGCTACCCGAGGACCGACAACACCGTCTATCCACCGAGTGAGAACCTGCGCGCGATACTGCAAACGCTCGCCCGACCCGGGAGCGATTTCGAGAAGGAGGCCGGCGAGCTTCTAAAGAAGGATAGGCTGACGCCCACACGGGGCAAGACTGAGGCAACCGACCACCCACCCATCCACCCCACGGACCTAGCGCAGAGGTCTGAGCTGAGCAGGGAGCAGTGGAAAATATATGAGCTGGTTGTGAGGCGCTTTTTCGCCACGCTGGCGGACGAAGCCGTCTCCGAAGTGACGAGCGCCACCGTTGACATCGGCGGGCAGCCCTTCCTTGCGCGGGGTCTGAGGGCGGTCGAGCCCGGCTGGAGGAAATACTACCCCTATGTGACGCTCAGGGAAGCCGCTCTGCCGCCGCTGGTGCAGGGGGAGATTGTGAGGGTGCTGAAAATCGACATGAAGGAGAAGCTGACCCAGCCGCCGAAGAGGTACACCCAGGGCGGCCTGATACAGGAGATGGAGAGCCTCGGGCTCGGGACGAAGGCGACCAGGCACGAGATAATCCAGAAGCTCTACGCCCGCGACTATGTGAAGGACAGAAGCCCCGTTCCCACAGAGACCGGCGAGGCCGTGACGAGGGCATTGCAGCGCTACGCCGAGCACATAACCCGACCCGACATGACCGCGGCCCTCGAGAGGGACATGGACCTGATAGCGGACGGGAAAAAGAGCGTGAGGGAGGTTGTCGAGGAGTCCCGGCGGATGCTCGCCGAGGTAATGGATGAGCTCGACAGAAATAAGGAGGCTATCGGTGAGGCCATCCGGGAGGCCCTACGGAGCCAGAACACCCTGGGCCCCTGCCCGAAATGCGGCACCGGTGAGTTGGTCGTGATGCGCTCCTGGAGGGGGAAGCGCTTCGCAGGCTGCTCGAATTATCCTAAATGCAGGAACTCCTTCCCCCTCCCCCAGCGCGGAAGGATTGAGGTCCTGCAGGAGAAATGCCCAGCATGTGGGCACCTCCAGGTCAACGTCCTTCACAGTAGGCGGAAGCCCTGGACGGTCTGTCTGAATGCCACGTGCCCGACTCGGGCGGAGCGTGAGAGAAAGAGAGGGGCGGAGGGAGAGACGCAGGGGGAGAAAGATAAGGAGGTGGGGGAGGTGGACGGGGGTGGGGCAGAGGGGGCGAGCAGCGGAGAGGGAGAGGAGGAGGAAGAAGATGCTGGGACTGGAAGTAGGGAGGCGTTCGGTGGCGGCGAGCGGGGCCGGGGGAACGGCCAGCAAAACGGTGGACAGGGGAGCATGAGCGACAGTGGGCCGTCGGAGAGCCCGGAGACTCCCCGGGGCCATCCGAATTAGCCGCTGGACGGTCTCCGGGAAAGTATTATTATGTGAGCGTCAATAGGGACAGCGTGTCAGGGGAGGGAGGCGGTGGCCTCGGCGACCAAGCTCGCCACGAGGCCCAACTGCGCGTTTTCAGGGAGAAATACCCAGAGAAATTCGCGCCCGAGGAGAGAGTCTTCAGCTTGATTCGACCGGGCGATAGAATCTTCATCGGCACTGGGTGTGGCGAGCCCCAGTACCTCGTTTCGGCACTTATAAAGTACGTGGAGGCCCACCCCAAGGCCTTCTTCGACGCCGAGGTCATCCACGTCTGGACGCTTGGGGTTGCGCCCTACGCTGACGAGAGGTTCAAAGAAAACTTCCGACACAACTCCTTTTTCATAGGCGAGAGCACAAGGGCCGCGGTCAACAGGGGCGACGCGGACTACACACCGATATTCCTATCCGCTGTTCCGGAGCTCTTCAGGAGGAAAATGGTGCCGGTGGACGTCGCTTTGGTCCAGGTCTCCCCGCCCGACGCCCACGGCCACATGAGCCTTGGAATCAGCGTTGACATCGTCAAAGCCGCAATAGAGAGTGCGGACCATGTGATTGCACAGGTCAACTCCTTCATGCCCCGGGTCCACGGCGACACATTCGTTAATATCAAGGACATCGACTACATCATCCACCACGACGAGCCCCTGATGGAGTACCATCCAGAGGTCTCGGACGAGATAGCGAGGAGCATCGGAAGATACGTTTCGAACCTGATTCGGGACGGCGACACGATTCAGGTCGGCTACGGCTCCCTTCCCAACGCGATACTCTCAAGCTTAGGTGAGAAGAAACACCTCGGAGTCCACACTGAGCTGCTCACGGACGGCATCGTGGAGCTGATGAAGGAGGGAGTGGTGGACAACTCGATGAAGACGATAGACCGCGGGAAGACCGTCGCCACCTTCTCCATGGGTAAGAGGAGCACTTACGAGTTCCTTCATGACAACCCCATCATCGAGTTCAGGCCGGTGGAGTATGTCAACAACCCAATGATTATCGCACAGAACAGGAACATGACCGCCATAAACAGCGCCCTCGAGATTGACCTGACGGGGCAGGCCACCGGAGACTCTCTCGGGAAAATATTCTATAGCGGGGTTGGCGGCCAGGCGGACTTCATGCGAGGTGCTGTGCTCTCGAAGGGTGGAAAAGCCATCCTGGCGCTCCAGTCCACGGCCGGCAACGGTGCATTCTCGAGAATCGTCCCCGTCCTCAAGGAGGGGGCGGGCGTGACGCTGACCAGGGGAGACATTCACTACGTCGTCACCGAGCACGGCATCGCCTACCTCCACGGCAAGAACATCCGCGAGAGGGCGATGGACCTGATCGCGATAGCCCATCCAAAATTCAGACCATGGCTGATTCAGGAGGCGAAGAAGCTCAACCTTATCTACAAGGACCAGGCATTCATACCCGGAAAGAGGGGGGAGTACCCGGAGCATCTGGAACTCCGGAGGACGACGAAGAAGGGCATCCAGATTCTGCTCAGACCAGTCAGAATTACGGACGAACCCTTGCTAAAGGACTTCTTCTACTCCCTCTCCGACAGGAGCATGTACAGGCGCTTCATCCAGGCCCGAAGGGACATGCCCCACGAGAGGCTGCAGGAGTTCGTTGTCATAGACTATACCCGTGAGATGGTACTGGTTGCGGTTGTCGAGAGCGAGGGCAGGGAGGAAATTGTGGGTGTCGGGCAGTATGGCATAGACGAGAGCAGGCACACTGCCGAGGTCGCTCTGGTCGTCAGGGACGATTACCAAGGGAAGGGCGTGGGGCGCGAGCTGCTCTCCTACCTCACCCTTCTGGCGAAGAGGCAGGGATTGCACGGGTTCACCGCGGAGGTTCTGGCGGACAACGCCCCTATGCTCTCTCTTTTTGAAAAGATGGGGTTCGAGATAGACAGGAGAACGCTAGGTGATGTCGTGGAGCTGAGGATGACCTTCGGGTCGAAAGGCTAGCCCCGCCCCGGAGCCATCCGGCAAAATACATCTATCCCGATTGTTATTCGGGTCCTGTGAGGGTCGTGAATTCAGAACCGGGCAGTAGCCTCGACCATCTGTTCGAACCGCGCGCGGTGGCTGTGATTGGAGCCTCGGAAAGCCCAGACAAAATCGGCCACAAGATTCTGGCCAACATCCTAAGCGGCGGTTACAGGGGAAAAGTGTATCCCATCAACCCGAAGGGAGGGCAGATACTCGGCCTCCAGTGCTACAGAACAATTCTGGATGTGCCTGGCGAGGTTGACCTTGCTGTCATCGCAATTCCCGCAGAGTTCGTTCCCGATGCAGTTCGGGATTGTGCGTCGAAGCGCGTTGGGTTCATCCCCATCATCACCTCAGGTTTCTCAGAGGTAGGCAGAATAGAGGAAGAGAGTAGCCTCATCAGAATCGCCCGTGAGGCCGGAATGAGGGTTCTGGGCCCGAACATCTTCGGCATCTACTCCGCACGCGCCTCTCTCAACGCCACGTTCGGACCAAGGAAGGTCCGGCCAGGGGGGGTTGCGATCGTGACCCAGAGCGGGGCCCTTGGCGTCGCGATGATGGGCAAGACCGCGCTCGAGGGGATGGGGCTCTCCGCCGTGGTTTCCGTGGGCAATAAGGCGGATCTTGACGAAAGCGAGCTCGTCGAGCATCTGGTGAGGCAGGAGGACACGAAACTGATACTTCTATATATCGAGGGCGTTAAAAACGGGGAAAGGCTCGTTGGGGTCCTGAGGCAAGCCACACGTAAGAAGCCTGTGGTGGTTATTAAGTCGGGGCGCTCGAGAAGGGGCGCCGCTGCGGCCGCCTCCCACACGGGCTCACTCGCAGGCTCGGACGAGGTTTTCGAGTGCATAATGAAGCAGTGCGGCGCCTTGCGCGCCGAAACGGTCGACGAGGCCCTTAGCTGGTGCAAGTTCCTCGCCCGCGCCGAGCCCACAGACATTGAGGAATCACTCATAATCACCAACGGCGGCGGCATCGGGGTTCTTGCAACGGACGCGTGCGAGAAGCACGCCGTTAAGCTATACGACGACCTCCCGGTTCTCAGGGAGGCCTTCGCGCCCCTGATGCCCTCATTCGGCTCTGTAAAGAACCCTGTCGACCTCACGGGACAGGCGGCCGCGGAACACTATAAAAAGGCTCTCGAGACTGCGCTGGGGATGGAAAGGGTCGGAGCAGTAATCTCACTATATTGCGAGACCGCGGTGCTCGACCCAGCCGAATTCGCCCCCATCCTGGAGGAGGCCTTCAGGAAATTCCAGGAGAAAAGGAGACCCCTCGTATTCTGCCTCTTTGGCGGGGAGTCAACGGAGCGGGTGATTGCGGAACTACGCGCACGAGACGTCCCTGTTTTCACCGACCCATATGAAGCGGTTTCTTGCGTCGGTGCCCTTTATAAATACTCACGAGGCCTGTCCGCTCCTCAGGAGACCCCTGAAAGGCCGACGATAAAGATAAATCGAATTCGGGAAACGGTGGCGGCCGCGGCGGCCGATGGGCGGCGCTTCCTCTACGCTCTAGAGGCAAGAAGGGTGATGGAGGCCGCGGGCATCCCGATGCCAAAGAGCTCCACCGTCTGGAGCGTTGAGGAGGCGGTGAGGGCGGCGAAGAGAATCGGATTTCCTGTAGCGATGAAGATAGTTTCGAGGGACATTCTGCACAAGAGCGACGTTGGTGGGGTGGCTCTGGACCTAGAGAACGAGACAGAGGTCGTCGAGGCCTACGAGGCTATATTGCATAGCTGTCGGACCCGCGCGCCCAAAGCAGTCATTGAAGGAATGGAGGTCGTGGAAATGGTGCCACCCGGCGTGGAGCTCATCGTGGGCGCGAGAAGGGACCCATCCTTTGGTCCGGTGGTGATGTCGGGGCTGGGAGGAGTCTATGTAGAAGTCATGAGGGACGTCTCCTTCCGCGCTCTGCCGATGAGCAGGAGGCAGGGGCTCTCGATGATAAAGGACACGAAGGCCTATACCCTCCTGCTCGGGGTGAGGGGAGAGGAGAGGAAGGATATCGAGGGCGCGATGGACGTTCTTCTCAGAGTGGGCGAGATTCTCCAGAGCTGCCCAATGATATCGGACATAGAAGTCAACCCGCTTAGGGTCTATCCCAAAGGGACCAGAGCGGTCGACGTCAGAATTCTTATTTCAAAATCGCAGGAGGAAGGGGGTGCTGCTCATGAGTAGGCTGGTTGTGGCTTCTATGGAAAAAGGGGCTGGAAAGACGAGCGTCCTGGTCGGGCTGGCCCGTGCCACTGGCCGAAGCTTCGGGTACATGAAGCCATTCGGTGAGAGGCTTGTCTACCTGAAGAAGAGGGTATGGGACTACGATGCCGCTCTCATGGCCGGCCTTTTCGGCCTCAGGGAGAACCCGGAGGACATGACGCTCGGGTTCGGCCAGTCCAAACTGCGGTACATGTACGACGAGGAGACCCGCCGGCACAAGCTTCTCGAAATGGCATCGAAAATCGGGAGGGACAAGGAGCTCTTGCTCATCGAGGGCGGCGCGGGATTAAGGCACGGGGGTTCCGTGGGCTTGGATCCCGTGTCAGTTGCGAAGACCCTCGACGCAAGGCTGGTCGTGCTCGCCTCTGGCAACGAGGACTCTGTGATGGACGACCTCTATTTTCTGAGGCGCAGATTGGATCTAGGGGGCGTGAGGCTGGCCGGCATTATAATAAACAAGGTCCAGTCCCCCAGCGATTTCAGGGAGGCCTGCATGGAAGACCTGAAGGGGCTGAATGTGCCTGTGCTCGGCATCGTGCCGTATGAGAAGGAGCTGACATACATCTCGGTGAGGCAGCTAGCGGAGAGGCTTTTCGCCAAGGTGATCACGGGCGAGGAGGGTATGGGGAGACCGATTAGGCATATCTTCGTGGGGGCCATGTCCGCCGACCCGGCTCATAGGAACACGCTGATTAACATCATTAATAAAGAGAAAAAGCTCATCATCACCAGCGGCGACAGGTCCGACATGATACTCGCCGCGCTCGAGAGCGACACATCCTGCATACTCCTGACCAACAACATCCTTCCACCGTCGAGCATAATATCAAAGGCGGCGGAGAGGGGCGTCACGATGCTCCTCGTCCCGCAGGACACTTACACCGTGACCGCCCAGATCGACGACATCGAGCCCCTGCTGACGAAGGAGGACGCAGCCAGAGTGGAACTGGTCGAAAGGCTGATGAAGCAGCACGTGAATCTGGCGGAGCTGGCAGGGCTGTGAGCGCGGTTCCGGACCGCTGCAAAGCCTTACTGTTGGAGAAGGGCATGGAAATCGCCCCTCCCCGGCCTTCTGTATTATCATGAGCCCTAGAAACCCCATAATCGTGAACGGATTGCTTTCGGATGCCGGCGTGGTATCGCGGCGGCTGTTGAGAGTGCTACGAACTAGCAGGCACATAGGTAAATCTTATTAAACAAGAA from Thermoplasmata archaeon encodes:
- a CDS encoding tetratricopeptide repeat protein, producing MVRESSGSLLESIFPRKRLLHLTLLWLYLLGQLLLFSAFFTSLESSVFPLTGLLIPVSAASAGAVSIQRRLAGEAGPSIRLQELWMFIHGAITAILGLTIFIALGAPGEGGLVAVTLIVIMLLFSAATLHSGYFDARAAFLTPLTLGLSWPLLIVLQMSFNALLRPSPWVFDTLVFSLAAAVLLAMLALIYIKSKRPVPGRYSAVWAGALTMAAIAPLHELLGFWSNKMYGEVDRTLALTGFLIAGASLLHFAFRSHFAISVGAAIGASSRTHPEGRACGICVTPRPNANREETLQAVALNEEGLACMRRGEHGRALERFERALELDPRLEPIWTNRGTALLRAGSVPDAIRSYNRALQLNDAYLAAWINEGHALIDSGDPEGALKCLERALALNPSSELAWSERGVALRRLGRSREAEESFGRALTLNPGLAIAWNNRGNALMDRGILEEAFHCYNIATIIDPTYDIAWYNKACALLKSGRAQEALRCFERSITASLERVIGAVSSPSPPGIEGLSRFYSPGAVAL
- a CDS encoding Sir2 family NAD-dependent protein deacetylase, encoding MNRELSFQERVTLAAEWIRDSRKLVVFTGAGISTESGVPDYRGPDGVWTRRDKGLPPPPMPKPPWECEPNLGHFAIVELERMGKLDLLISQNIDNLHLKSGISPEKLVELHGNATLLRCLECDRLVSKREAGWDDRRHGRGYRTDPPLPGQPLCSCGGRLISSVVNFGDPMPRRELERAYRHSSSCDLFIVVGSSLVVSPAADMPLCALRSGARLVIINKGDTPFDALADLRFYESAGKTLSAILDKLRLLETR
- a CDS encoding DNA topoisomerase I; amino-acid sequence: MSTLVICEKDNAARRIAAILSGNSAERRMLDGVPIYNFSKDGTDYIVIGLKGHILTLDYDQRYSLWHRVRPRELINIEPKKRVIAHSIVTALRKLAPDVDRVIVATDYDREGELIGVEALEKLREFRGDVPVKRARFSSLTPNEVRTAFANLGDVDHRLSDSALARQHVDLVWGATLTRYLSILTDRTGKDFLSVGRVQTPTLALILDREDEIRKFKPEPYWEVEGNLEKSTGERFRVRSAKERYRQKEEAERVVAAARSSTTGRVVGIRVERRREKPPTPLNTTQFLAVASTLGFQPARAMSIAEDLYTSGYISYPRTDNTVYPPSENLRAILQTLARPGSDFEKEAGELLKKDRLTPTRGKTEATDHPPIHPTDLAQRSELSREQWKIYELVVRRFFATLADEAVSEVTSATVDIGGQPFLARGLRAVEPGWRKYYPYVTLREAALPPLVQGEIVRVLKIDMKEKLTQPPKRYTQGGLIQEMESLGLGTKATRHEIIQKLYARDYVKDRSPVPTETGEAVTRALQRYAEHITRPDMTAALERDMDLIADGKKSVREVVEESRRMLAEVMDELDRNKEAIGEAIREALRSQNTLGPCPKCGTGELVVMRSWRGKRFAGCSNYPKCRNSFPLPQRGRIEVLQEKCPACGHLQVNVLHSRRKPWTVCLNATCPTRAERERKRGAEGETQGEKDKEVGEVDGGGAEGASSGEGEEEEEDAGTGSREAFGGGERGRGNGQQNGGQGSMSDSGPSESPETPRGHPN
- a CDS encoding GNAT family N-acetyltransferase codes for the protein MRVFREKYPEKFAPEERVFSLIRPGDRIFIGTGCGEPQYLVSALIKYVEAHPKAFFDAEVIHVWTLGVAPYADERFKENFRHNSFFIGESTRAAVNRGDADYTPIFLSAVPELFRRKMVPVDVALVQVSPPDAHGHMSLGISVDIVKAAIESADHVIAQVNSFMPRVHGDTFVNIKDIDYIIHHDEPLMEYHPEVSDEIARSIGRYVSNLIRDGDTIQVGYGSLPNAILSSLGEKKHLGVHTELLTDGIVELMKEGVVDNSMKTIDRGKTVATFSMGKRSTYEFLHDNPIIEFRPVEYVNNPMIIAQNRNMTAINSALEIDLTGQATGDSLGKIFYSGVGGQADFMRGAVLSKGGKAILALQSTAGNGAFSRIVPVLKEGAGVTLTRGDIHYVVTEHGIAYLHGKNIRERAMDLIAIAHPKFRPWLIQEAKKLNLIYKDQAFIPGKRGEYPEHLELRRTTKKGIQILLRPVRITDEPLLKDFFYSLSDRSMYRRFIQARRDMPHERLQEFVVIDYTREMVLVAVVESEGREEIVGVGQYGIDESRHTAEVALVVRDDYQGKGVGRELLSYLTLLAKRQGLHGFTAEVLADNAPMLSLFEKMGFEIDRRTLGDVVELRMTFGSKG
- a CDS encoding acetate--CoA ligase family protein, which codes for MRVVNSEPGSSLDHLFEPRAVAVIGASESPDKIGHKILANILSGGYRGKVYPINPKGGQILGLQCYRTILDVPGEVDLAVIAIPAEFVPDAVRDCASKRVGFIPIITSGFSEVGRIEEESSLIRIAREAGMRVLGPNIFGIYSARASLNATFGPRKVRPGGVAIVTQSGALGVAMMGKTALEGMGLSAVVSVGNKADLDESELVEHLVRQEDTKLILLYIEGVKNGERLVGVLRQATRKKPVVVIKSGRSRRGAAAAASHTGSLAGSDEVFECIMKQCGALRAETVDEALSWCKFLARAEPTDIEESLIITNGGGIGVLATDACEKHAVKLYDDLPVLREAFAPLMPSFGSVKNPVDLTGQAAAEHYKKALETALGMERVGAVISLYCETAVLDPAEFAPILEEAFRKFQEKRRPLVFCLFGGESTERVIAELRARDVPVFTDPYEAVSCVGALYKYSRGLSAPQETPERPTIKINRIRETVAAAAADGRRFLYALEARRVMEAAGIPMPKSSTVWSVEEAVRAAKRIGFPVAMKIVSRDILHKSDVGGVALDLENETEVVEAYEAILHSCRTRAPKAVIEGMEVVEMVPPGVELIVGARRDPSFGPVVMSGLGGVYVEVMRDVSFRALPMSRRQGLSMIKDTKAYTLLLGVRGEERKDIEGAMDVLLRVGEILQSCPMISDIEVNPLRVYPKGTRAVDVRILISKSQEEGGAAHE
- a CDS encoding AAA family ATPase, whose translation is MSRLVVASMEKGAGKTSVLVGLARATGRSFGYMKPFGERLVYLKKRVWDYDAALMAGLFGLRENPEDMTLGFGQSKLRYMYDEETRRHKLLEMASKIGRDKELLLIEGGAGLRHGGSVGLDPVSVAKTLDARLVVLASGNEDSVMDDLYFLRRRLDLGGVRLAGIIINKVQSPSDFREACMEDLKGLNVPVLGIVPYEKELTYISVRQLAERLFAKVITGEEGMGRPIRHIFVGAMSADPAHRNTLINIINKEKKLIITSGDRSDMILAALESDTSCILLTNNILPPSSIISKAAERGVTMLLVPQDTYTVTAQIDDIEPLLTKEDAARVELVERLMKQHVNLAELAGL